A region of the Bacillus sp. NP247 genome:
AATATGTTTAAAAAAAGAAGTAACCATGAGGCGAAATTAAAGTTATTTATAAAAAAAGATTGGGTTTGGGTAGATATTACATATAAACCAATGGATTTAGAAAAGAGAGGCGTTTCAGGTTGGAAAGAATGCAACCCAAAGCTGATAAAAAGTGGGAAGAAATACTACCTAGCTATCTCCTATGAGAAGAAAATTCCGTTAAATAAAATAAACATAAAAGACCAACCGATTATTTCTGTGGACCTTGGAATGACCAATTCTGCGGTATGTTCTGCCATTCGTCCAGATGGAACTGTCATTGGACGTACATTTATTAACCAGCCAATAGAAAAAGACCGGATGGATCGAATGAGTAAGAACGTAAAAATCGCACAAAATAAATATGGGTACATTTCCGCTCCTAACCTTTGGAGAAAGATAAATGGTCTACAAAAGCACATCGTAATAGATACAGCTCGTCGCATCGTAAACTTTGCGGAACAGCACCGTGCTGATGTGATCGTATTTGAATTTTTAGTGGAAATGAAATTTCCACCTAACACTTACGGAGCCAAACGACTCAAACAAAAATTACATCATTGGTGCAAAAATGGCATTCAAAATAAAGTACAACAAATGGCGCACTACCGAGGAATTCGTATTCGCCGAGTAAATGTTGCAAATACTAGTAAACTAGCCTATGATGGCTCAGGTGAGGTTGTACGTAATCATAAAAAAGA
Encoded here:
- a CDS encoding zinc ribbon domain-containing protein, encoding MFKKRSNHEAKLKLFIKKDWVWVDITYKPMDLEKRGVSGWKECNPKLIKSGKKYYLAISYEKKIPLNKINIKDQPIISVDLGMTNSAVCSAIRPDGTVIGRTFINQPIEKDRMDRMSKNVKIAQNKYGYISAPNLWRKINGLQKHIVIDTARRIVNFAEQHRADVIVFEFLVEMKFPPNTYGAKRLKQKLHHWCKNGIQNKVQQMAHYRGIRIRRVNVANTSKLAYDGSGEVVRNHKKDLATFQNGKVYHADLNAAYNIGARYFLREHLKAFFEKKKLKLEAKVPQVLARTQQSLYTFISFLQAVALVV